From Leifsonia sp. fls2-241-R2A-40a, one genomic window encodes:
- a CDS encoding RNA-binding protein produces MLAPALTHLVKGIVDHPDDVHVVAKSSPRGEVLEIRVNPEDLGRVIGRSGRTAKALRTLVAALADGRRVRVDVVDD; encoded by the coding sequence TTGCTCGCACCCGCGCTCACGCACCTGGTCAAGGGGATCGTCGATCACCCTGACGACGTCCACGTCGTGGCCAAGAGCTCCCCGCGTGGCGAGGTCCTCGAGATTCGCGTGAATCCCGAGGACCTCGGCCGGGTGATCGGCCGTTCCGGCCGCACGGCCAAGGCTCTCCGCACGCTGGTGGCCGCACTGGCCGACGGCCGGCGCGTCCGCGTCGACGTCGTCGACGACTGA